One Actinospica robiniae DSM 44927 genomic region harbors:
- a CDS encoding type II toxin-antitoxin system RelE family toxin — MSERHTVEWEPAAQMRAMLLADDDPDGVLAVFDCTDLLADDPRPRGPFPYGPDAVRLQIGLYRVLVEIDDAKRIARITHIGRT; from the coding sequence ATGAGCGAACGGCACACCGTCGAATGGGAGCCCGCAGCCCAGATGCGGGCCATGCTGCTCGCCGACGACGATCCGGACGGCGTGCTCGCGGTCTTCGACTGCACCGACCTGCTCGCCGACGATCCCCGGCCACGAGGCCCGTTCCCCTACGGACCCGATGCGGTTCGTCTCCAGATCGGCCTCTACCGGGTGCTGGTCGAAATCGACGACGCCAAGCGCATCGCCCGGATCACACACATCGGACGAACCTAG
- a CDS encoding thiolase family protein, translating into MPRTARDVVFVDGVRTPFGKAGPKGMYAETRADDLIIKCIRELVRRYPGLPPERIGEVAIAATTQIGDQGLTLGRTAALLAGLPKSVPGYSIDRMCAGAMTAVTSVAGSIALGAVDVAVAGGVEHMGRHPMGEGVDPNPRIISERLVDESALSMGMTAENLHDRFPGLTKERADAYAAASQEKYAKALADGKIQPDLVAVATRGGLESQAGPGWGLATADEPPRPGTTVEALAALKTPFRVRGRVTAGNSAGLNDGATASIIAAEDVARELGLPVGMRLVSFAFAGVEPEVMGFGPVPATEKALALAGLGIDQIGLFELNEAFAVQVLALLEHYGIADDDPRVNPWGGAIATGHPLASSGVRLMTQLSRHFAEHPEVRYGLTSMCIGLGMGGTVIWENPQHEEYGK; encoded by the coding sequence GTGCCTCGTACCGCGCGCGACGTCGTCTTCGTGGACGGCGTCCGTACCCCGTTCGGCAAGGCGGGCCCGAAGGGCATGTACGCCGAGACCCGGGCCGACGACCTGATCATCAAGTGCATCCGGGAGCTCGTGCGCCGCTACCCGGGGCTGCCGCCGGAGCGGATCGGCGAGGTGGCCATCGCGGCGACCACCCAGATCGGCGACCAGGGGCTGACCCTCGGGCGTACGGCGGCGCTGCTGGCCGGGCTGCCGAAGTCGGTGCCCGGCTACTCCATCGACCGGATGTGCGCGGGCGCGATGACCGCCGTGACCAGCGTGGCCGGGTCGATCGCGCTCGGCGCGGTGGACGTGGCGGTGGCCGGCGGCGTCGAGCACATGGGGCGCCACCCGATGGGCGAGGGCGTGGATCCGAACCCGCGGATCATCAGCGAGCGGCTGGTCGACGAGTCCGCCCTGTCCATGGGCATGACCGCGGAGAACCTGCACGACCGCTTCCCGGGGCTGACCAAGGAGCGCGCCGACGCCTACGCCGCCGCCTCCCAGGAGAAGTACGCCAAGGCGCTGGCCGACGGCAAGATCCAGCCGGACCTGGTCGCCGTCGCCACGCGCGGCGGGCTCGAGTCGCAGGCGGGCCCCGGCTGGGGCCTGGCCACCGCGGACGAGCCGCCGCGCCCCGGCACCACCGTCGAGGCGCTGGCCGCCCTCAAGACCCCGTTCCGGGTGCGCGGGCGGGTGACCGCGGGCAACTCGGCGGGCCTGAACGACGGGGCCACCGCCTCGATCATCGCGGCCGAGGACGTCGCCCGCGAGCTCGGCCTGCCGGTCGGCATGCGGCTGGTCTCCTTCGCCTTCGCCGGCGTCGAGCCCGAGGTGATGGGCTTCGGCCCGGTCCCGGCCACCGAGAAGGCGCTGGCCCTGGCCGGTCTGGGCATCGATCAGATCGGGCTGTTCGAGCTGAACGAGGCCTTCGCGGTCCAGGTGCTCGCGCTGCTCGAGCACTACGGCATCGCCGACGACGACCCCCGGGTCAACCCGTGGGGCGGGGCCATCGCGACCGGCCACCCGCTCGCGTCCTCGGGCGTGCGCCTGATGACGCAGCTCTCGCGCCACTTCGCCGAGCACCCCGAAGTCCGCTACGGCCTGACCTCCATGTGCATCGGCCTGGGCATGGGCGGCACCGTGATCTGGGAGAACCCGCAGCACGAGGAGTACGGCAAGTGA
- a CDS encoding 3-hydroxyacyl-CoA dehydrogenase NAD-binding domain-containing protein, translating to MSTSTSRQDLIDRAAAAFPDEVVTHAPVRLLELPGGAGRFALVTLDNGFDHTKPTTFGPRGLANIDAALEEVAKLAHAGAIVAAGVTGKPFIFAVGADLKAVAAAESAELARATGRQGHDVFRRLGELPVPTFAFVNGAAMGGGVEIALHCTYRTVSSGVPALSLPEVFLGLVPGWGGTQLLPRLIGPDKAVTVILDNPLSQNRQLKAKQVFELGIADAIFEPADFLEESLGWAARVVSGEIVVERRTYDEAEWTAALERGRQIADSRVHGATPAPYLALELIGKSRTASRDEGFDAEDDALADRIMSEELRSGVYSFNLVQKRAKRPVGAPDKSLAKPVTKVGVVGAGLMASQLATLFVQRLAVPVVLTDIDQERVDKGVKYVHEQLELQALKGRLSSDKLNRLKALVTGSLTKDAFADADFVIEAVFEEMSVKQQVFAEVEAVVRPDCVLATNTSSLSVTEMAAKLEHPERVVGFHFFNPVAVLPLLEVVRAEKTDAATLATAFVVGKNLKKNCVLVKDAPAFVVNRILTRFMGVVNQVLDEGTPVETADRALDPLGLPMSPFELLELVGPAVGLHVAETLHTAFPDRFPVSENVRRLVAAGKRGIYQWVDGARVVDPELETLFEVGDSPSTPEQVLQRAVEALAEEIDLMLAEGVVAAAEDIDLCMILGAGWPFHLGGITPYLDRAGVAEKVAGHRFLDKGVASLP from the coding sequence GTGAGCACTTCGACGTCCCGACAGGACCTGATCGACCGGGCCGCGGCCGCGTTCCCGGACGAGGTCGTCACGCACGCGCCGGTCCGCCTGCTCGAGCTGCCCGGCGGCGCCGGCCGGTTCGCGCTGGTCACCCTGGACAACGGCTTCGACCACACCAAGCCGACCACCTTCGGCCCGCGCGGGCTGGCGAACATCGACGCCGCGCTGGAGGAGGTGGCCAAGCTGGCCCACGCCGGCGCGATCGTGGCGGCCGGGGTGACCGGCAAGCCGTTCATCTTCGCCGTCGGCGCGGACCTGAAGGCGGTGGCCGCGGCCGAGTCCGCGGAGCTGGCCCGGGCCACCGGCCGGCAGGGGCACGACGTGTTCCGCCGGCTCGGCGAGCTGCCGGTGCCCACCTTCGCCTTCGTCAACGGCGCGGCCATGGGCGGCGGCGTGGAGATCGCGCTGCACTGCACCTACCGCACCGTCAGCTCCGGGGTGCCCGCGCTCTCGCTGCCCGAGGTCTTCCTGGGCCTGGTCCCGGGCTGGGGCGGTACGCAGCTGCTGCCGCGGCTGATCGGGCCGGACAAGGCCGTCACCGTCATCCTGGACAACCCGCTCTCGCAGAACCGCCAGCTCAAGGCCAAGCAGGTGTTCGAGCTCGGCATCGCCGACGCGATCTTCGAGCCCGCCGACTTCCTCGAGGAGTCGCTGGGCTGGGCGGCGCGCGTGGTCAGCGGCGAGATCGTGGTCGAACGCCGCACCTACGACGAGGCCGAGTGGACCGCCGCGCTCGAGCGCGGCAGGCAGATCGCGGACAGCCGAGTGCACGGCGCCACGCCGGCGCCGTACCTGGCGCTGGAGCTGATCGGCAAGTCCCGCACCGCTTCCCGCGACGAGGGCTTCGACGCCGAGGACGACGCGCTGGCCGACCGGATCATGAGCGAGGAGCTGCGCTCCGGCGTCTACTCCTTCAACCTGGTGCAGAAGCGGGCCAAGCGCCCGGTCGGCGCGCCGGACAAGTCGCTGGCCAAGCCGGTGACGAAGGTCGGCGTGGTCGGCGCGGGCCTGATGGCCTCTCAGCTGGCCACCCTGTTCGTGCAGCGGCTGGCGGTGCCGGTGGTGCTCACCGACATCGACCAGGAGCGCGTGGACAAGGGCGTCAAGTACGTGCACGAACAGCTCGAGCTGCAGGCGCTCAAGGGGCGGCTGAGCTCGGACAAGCTCAACCGGCTCAAGGCCCTGGTGACCGGCTCGCTGACCAAGGACGCCTTCGCCGACGCGGACTTCGTGATCGAGGCCGTGTTCGAGGAGATGTCGGTCAAGCAGCAGGTGTTCGCCGAAGTCGAGGCCGTGGTGCGGCCGGACTGCGTGCTGGCCACCAACACCTCCTCGCTCTCGGTGACCGAGATGGCCGCGAAGCTCGAGCACCCGGAGCGGGTGGTCGGCTTCCACTTCTTCAACCCGGTCGCGGTGCTGCCGCTGCTCGAGGTGGTGCGCGCGGAGAAGACCGACGCCGCCACCCTGGCCACGGCCTTCGTGGTGGGCAAGAACCTGAAGAAGAACTGCGTGCTGGTCAAGGACGCCCCGGCGTTCGTGGTCAACCGGATCCTGACCCGGTTCATGGGCGTGGTCAACCAGGTCCTGGACGAGGGCACCCCGGTGGAGACGGCGGACCGCGCGCTGGATCCGCTGGGCCTGCCGATGTCCCCGTTCGAGCTGCTGGAGCTGGTCGGCCCGGCGGTCGGCCTGCACGTGGCCGAGACGCTGCACACCGCGTTCCCGGACCGCTTCCCGGTCTCGGAGAACGTGCGCCGGCTGGTGGCGGCGGGCAAGCGCGGGATCTACCAGTGGGTGGACGGCGCGCGCGTGGTCGACCCGGAGCTCGAGACGCTGTTCGAGGTCGGCGATTCCCCGTCGACGCCGGAGCAGGTGCTCCAGCGCGCGGTGGAGGCGCTGGCCGAGGAGATCGACCTGATGCTCGCCGAGGGCGTGGTCGCGGCGGCCGAGGACATCGACCTGTGCATGATCCTGGGCGCCGGCTGGCCGTTCCACCTCGGCGGTATCACGCCGTACCTGGACCGCGCCGGCGTGGCCGAGAAGGTCGCCGGGCACCGGTTCCTGGACAAGGGCGTGGCGTCGCTGCCGTAG
- a CDS encoding type II toxin-antitoxin system Phd/YefM family antitoxin gives MSTYAITEARNQLGALAREASTSREPIYLTDHGHQIAAIVHPDAIHDLEEQLAHERYLRQRAEGSLAPGIPNDEARRMVLDRLAARRGSDENSG, from the coding sequence ATGTCGACCTACGCCATCACCGAAGCGCGCAACCAGCTCGGCGCCCTCGCACGTGAGGCCTCGACGAGCCGTGAACCGATCTATCTGACGGATCACGGACATCAGATCGCGGCCATCGTCCACCCCGACGCCATTCACGATCTCGAGGAGCAGCTCGCTCACGAGCGGTACCTGCGGCAGCGGGCAGAGGGCTCACTCGCGCCCGGCATCCCGAACGACGAGGCGCGGCGCATGGTGCTCGATCGTCTGGCAGCACGTCGTGGGAGCGACGAGAACAGCGGATGA